The following are encoded in a window of Polyodon spathula isolate WHYD16114869_AA chromosome 48, ASM1765450v1, whole genome shotgun sequence genomic DNA:
- the ntn5 gene encoding netrin-1, with product MAGLLCFPLLLLLLSRSILSHVPLRWTVAASQDPCDDGQGGPNHCLPEFINAAFGRPVETRGEEQGISENVTSLTDLNNPHNLTCVHRRTNQDHTLTISLGRRFELTYISLQFCSGLQNFIWSVSILKSMDFGKTWRPFQFYSPHCLAQFGRPARTVVPSRTQESEALCSDPRPLQQHRGGMVLAFATLDGRPSASDYDFSSILQDWATATDIRIVFHKVSESPGGMGVRLRDTEAESSKREGLGGKRRASRRGDGVKFGGKEKMKNSIDFLDGVEELGNRKSSGIRKGLKRAEAGLEETPRRRNKKTATRGDAAEMSVPGTPWLSISDVQVGGRCKCNGHASRCRRDPEGGAVCECRHNTAGPDCDVCKPFYCDRPWQRASPRQPHHCVSCQCNLHSTRCRFNMELYKLSGRRSGGVCLGCRHNMAGRHCHYCKEGFTRDQTKPLTHRKACKPCSCHPVGALEKGCNQTSGQCHCRDGVTGLTCNRCAPGYQQSRSPLRPCIRIEEIVTTTPAYPPQHSLGGECGSYCQPTHGRVRMNLRTYCQKDYVLRVQVQAMVRSGPWWHFSVSVLSVFRRGTPGIRKGVQAVWVPERDLACGCPPLQVGRTYLLISSEIGPDEKRVVADRTSLALPWRDHWSPKLRGFRTQDRQGRCRAAGPHNPRTRPTEPPN from the exons ATGGCTGGACTCCTCTgctttcctctcctcctcctcttacTCTCTCGCTCCATCCTGTCCCATGTCCCTTTGCGCTGGACTGTGGCGGCCTCTCAGGACCCCTGCGATGATGGGCAAGGAGGGCCGAACCACTGCCTGCCTGAATTCATCAACGCGGCCTTCGGGAGACCAGTTGAGACCCGTGGAGAGGAACAAGGAATCTCTGAAAATGTCACGTCGCTTACCGACCTGAACAACCCTCACAACCTGACCTGCGTCCACAGGCGAACAAACCAAGACCACACCCTGACCATCTCCCTGGGGCGCAGATTTGAGTTGACTTACATCAGCCTGCAGTTCTGCTCTGGGTTGCAGAACTTTATCTGGTCCGTCTCCATTCTCAAGTCCATGGATTTTGGCAAAACCTGGAGACCTTTTCAGTTCTACTCCCCTCACTGTCTGGCCCAGTTTGGTCGCCCGGCTCGGACAGTGGTCCCATCAAGGACCCAAGAAAGCGAAGCCCTGTGTTCGGACCCCAGGCCcctgcagcagcacagaggagGGATGGTCCTGGCTTTCGCAACCTTAGATGGGCGACCCTCTGCCTCAGATTACGACTTCAGTTCCATTCTACAGGACTGGGCCACTGCTACCGATATCAGGATCGTTTTCCACAAGGTCTCAGAATCCCCAGGTGGAATGGGGGTTCGGCTTCGGGACACAGAGGCGGAGTCTAGCAAAAGGGAGGGGCTGGGTGGAAAGAGGCGAGCCTCCAGGAGAGGAGATGGGGTGAAATTTGGAGGTAAAGAGAAGATGAAGAATTCAATTGATTTTCTTGATGGAGTGGAGGAGCTTGGGAACAGGAAGTCAAGCGGAATTAGGAAGGGTTTGAAAAGGGCAGAGGCGGGACTTGAAGAGACTCCAAGAAGGAGGAACAAGAAAACAGCCACCAGAG GTGATGCTGCAGAGATGTCAGTGCCGGGCACCCCCTGGCTGTCCATCTCCGATGTGCAGGTGGGGGGGCGGTGTAAGTGTAACGGGCACGCCTCACGCTGCAGGCGGGATCCCGAAGGTGGGGCAGTGTGCGAGTGTCGACACAACACGGCCGGCCCCGACTGTGATGTCTGCAAACCGTTCTACTGCGACCGTCCCTGGCAAAGAGCCAGCCCCAGACAACCACACCACTGCGTCT CCTGTCAGTGTAACCTCCACTCCACTAGGTGTCGCTTCAACATGGAGTTGTACAAGCTCTCAGGCCGGAGAAGTGGGGGTGTGTGTCTGGGCTGCCGTCACAACATGGCTGGGCGACACTGTCACTACTGTAAAGAAGGCTTCACTCGAGACCAAACCAAACCACTCACTCACCGCAAGGCCTGCAAAC CTTGCTCGTGTCACCCAGTGGGTGCTTTGGAGAAGGGGTGTAACCAGACCTCGGGACAGTGTCACTGCCGAGACGGGGTGACGGGACTGACCTGTAACCGCTGCGCCCCAGGATACCAGCAGAGCCGATCCCCACTGAGACCCTGCATAC GAATCGAGGAAATAGTCACAACTACTCCAGCCTACCCACCTCAACACAGCCTGG GAGGCGAGTGTGGCTCCTACTGCCAGCCGACTCACGGGAGAGTGAGGATGAACCTGAGGACCTATTGTCAGAAAGACTACG tgctgagggtgCAAGTGCAAGCTATGGTGCGCTCTGGTCCCTGGTGGCacttctctgtgtctgtgctgtcgGTGTTCCGCCGCGGGACGCCTGGAATTCGGAAGGGGGTTCAGGCAGTGTGGGTGCCTGAGCGGGACCTGGCTTGTGGCTGCCCCCCATTGCAGGTGGGTCGCACCTACCTGCTGATCAGCTCCGAGATCGGGCCAGATGAAAAGCGTGTTGTAGCCGACCGGACGTCACTGGCACTGCCCTGGAGGGACCACTGGAGCCCCAAACTGAGAGGCTTCAGGACCCAGGACAGGCAGGGCCGATGCAGGGCTGCGGGACCCCACAACCCCAGAACACGACCCACTGAACCCCCAAACTAA